A part of Paraliobacillus zengyii genomic DNA contains:
- a CDS encoding thioredoxin family protein yields MRALESEKELANILAEEKGKTVLLFSADWCPDCRFIDPLLPELEDKYQGITFIYVNRDKFIDLCVQYDVFGIPSFLAFKDGLEVDRFVSKDRKTKEEIESFLDKF; encoded by the coding sequence ATGAGAGCACTTGAATCAGAAAAAGAACTAGCAAATATACTAGCAGAAGAAAAAGGTAAAACAGTTCTGTTATTTTCAGCGGACTGGTGTCCAGATTGTCGTTTTATTGATCCTCTTTTGCCTGAATTAGAAGATAAGTACCAAGGTATTACATTTATATATGTGAATCGCGATAAATTTATTGATTTATGTGTACAGTATGATGTTTTTGGAATACCTAGTTTCTTAGCATTCAAAGATGGATTGGAAGTAGACCGTTTCGTTAGCAAGGATCGAAAAACAAAAGAAGAAATTGAATCATTCTTAGATAAGTTTTAA
- a CDS encoding PTS transporter subunit IIC: MKDFLAKKGVTLSARTYFITALSYMALGLFSSLIIGLIINTLGQQLENSLGTIALTSSLQEIGTFAMDNKVVGGAIGVAIAYGLKAPPLVLFSAVFSGALGYELGGPVGSYISALFAVEFGKLIYKETKVDILLTPLLTIMVGYLMGKFIGPPIDSFMTGIGSVINWSTAQQPFIMGIIVAVIMGLALTAPISSVAISLMLSLDGLAAGAAVVGCAAQMVGFAVSSYRDNGVGGLIAQGIGTSMLQVANIIKKPIILLPPTLAGAIMAPFASVWFEMTNNASGAGMGTAGFVGQIMAFNTMGFSMEVFWMVLAVHIIGPAILSLLISEFLRNRGLIKPGDMRIDYD, encoded by the coding sequence ATGAAAGACTTTTTGGCTAAGAAAGGTGTTACACTATCAGCTCGTACTTACTTTATTACAGCACTTAGCTATATGGCATTAGGACTATTCTCTTCTCTTATTATCGGTTTGATTATTAATACCTTAGGACAACAATTAGAAAACTCATTAGGTACCATTGCATTAACTTCATCGTTACAAGAAATTGGAACATTTGCAATGGATAATAAGGTAGTGGGCGGAGCAATTGGTGTAGCAATAGCTTACGGGTTAAAAGCACCACCTTTAGTCTTATTTTCGGCAGTGTTTAGCGGTGCATTAGGATATGAACTTGGTGGACCAGTTGGTAGTTATATTAGTGCATTATTTGCTGTAGAATTTGGCAAACTTATTTATAAAGAAACAAAAGTAGACATTTTATTAACACCTCTTTTAACAATTATGGTAGGGTATCTAATGGGTAAATTTATTGGACCACCAATAGATTCATTTATGACAGGAATAGGAAGCGTGATTAATTGGTCTACGGCACAACAACCTTTTATTATGGGGATTATTGTTGCTGTAATTATGGGGTTAGCGTTAACTGCACCGATTTCTAGCGTTGCTATTTCTCTTATGCTTTCATTAGATGGATTAGCAGCTGGAGCAGCTGTCGTAGGATGTGCTGCCCAAATGGTTGGTTTTGCAGTTTCAAGTTATCGTGACAATGGAGTCGGTGGGTTAATTGCACAGGGTATTGGGACATCTATGCTGCAAGTTGCTAATATTATTAAAAAACCAATTATTTTGTTACCGCCAACGCTAGCAGGAGCAATTATGGCACCATTTGCCTCTGTCTGGTTTGAAATGACAAATAATGCTTCAGGTGCTGGAATGGGTACTGCAGGATTTGTGGGTCAGATTATGGCCTTTAATACAATGGGCTTTTCAATGGAAGTATTTTGGATGGTATTAGCTGTACATATTATTGGCCCTGCAATCTTAAGCTTACTTATTTCAGAGTTTCTTCGTAATAGAGGCTTAATTAAACCAGGCGATATGCGAATTGATTATGATTAA
- a CDS encoding methyl-accepting chemotaxis protein gives MKTIRGRMQAIILISILSIIVLSGLTLYFFNQQNQATKESEELQSALLDSERINYQVALTSEAEEQFYADPSEEHAELIKQSITTIQSEAVQLSNSYAAYPEIASDYAAISENATTYVNQLDSMVGMYRTIGFSEEDGLIKTITDYYEQFYQLVSEKDNPELMRALLEVKILEQNYFNQTENAEGEIDNKINNLKDVISAADFSNEDNDTFTTGLLRYQQSLSTVSRTKAQAEAIKASFEDVTNEVTNQTQAVGSNVEVINDGIKIEQQNSYRNMFIIFGITVLLTLIAIIFSGRYLLKIITNSIQTIKNGAEQIGNGDLAHRIPITTKDELADLAITFNNMTDKMEQSMVKVQHASLVLNDSSANLAASSEESAAQTEQVNTAINHVASGAQKQADQIEESMVLIKNVSHALANTNTASEGIAKALEDAKLESNLGLQTVDTLEQTSTSFLQLAGHLTEQVQYTAEQTKQITSIVSAIEDIADSTNLLALNAAIESARAGESGKGFSVVAQEVRKLAERSKKEAQEINQMIHQINGQMVSLSEDAAKFDTYQETQGNAVNQTKQAFNKITNQIYDITNTLDDVQVSLGDVDKLNTNLDEKLQEISVISEESVSSAEEVAASSDSQAQAIDDVNHSALDLQELSQLLAAEVEQFSIRANPNEENETIQIPDVETETEAEPVQEDYNQDMPDDDEFNGDHRVTTAFDEELEDRIEEEDPNQPEDELLEEPSEESINYQDNDQADKN, from the coding sequence TTGAAAACGATACGAGGTCGCATGCAAGCTATTATTCTCATATCTATTTTAAGCATTATAGTATTAAGCGGCTTAACACTTTACTTTTTTAATCAACAAAATCAAGCGACGAAAGAAAGCGAAGAACTTCAAAGTGCATTACTTGATAGTGAGCGAATAAACTATCAAGTTGCTTTAACTAGTGAAGCTGAAGAGCAATTTTATGCCGATCCATCCGAAGAACATGCTGAATTAATCAAGCAATCTATTACTACGATTCAATCAGAGGCTGTTCAACTTTCCAATTCGTATGCAGCTTATCCAGAAATAGCTAGTGATTATGCTGCAATTTCTGAAAATGCTACTACATATGTTAATCAGTTAGATTCAATGGTTGGTATGTATCGTACGATTGGTTTTTCCGAAGAAGACGGTTTAATAAAGACGATTACTGATTACTATGAACAATTCTATCAATTAGTTTCTGAAAAAGACAATCCGGAACTTATGCGTGCATTATTAGAAGTTAAAATTCTGGAACAGAACTATTTTAACCAAACAGAAAATGCTGAAGGTGAAATTGACAATAAAATTAATAATTTAAAGGATGTAATCAGTGCTGCTGATTTTTCAAATGAAGATAATGACACCTTCACTACTGGTTTATTACGATACCAACAATCCTTATCAACAGTTTCACGAACAAAAGCACAAGCCGAGGCAATTAAAGCTTCATTTGAAGATGTTACAAACGAAGTAACCAATCAAACACAAGCTGTCGGAAGTAATGTTGAAGTAATAAACGATGGGATAAAAATTGAACAGCAAAATTCTTATCGGAATATGTTTATCATATTTGGGATAACGGTTTTACTTACTTTAATTGCTATTATATTTAGCGGAAGATACTTATTAAAAATAATTACTAATTCAATACAAACAATTAAAAATGGTGCTGAACAAATTGGTAATGGAGATTTAGCTCACCGCATTCCCATTACCACTAAAGATGAATTAGCAGATTTAGCTATTACCTTTAACAATATGACTGACAAAATGGAACAATCCATGGTAAAAGTACAACATGCTTCACTTGTTTTAAATGATTCTTCTGCAAATTTAGCAGCAAGCTCAGAAGAATCTGCTGCACAAACCGAACAAGTCAATACCGCAATTAACCATGTTGCATCGGGAGCACAAAAACAAGCGGATCAAATAGAAGAGAGCATGGTATTAATTAAAAATGTTTCGCATGCATTGGCAAATACAAATACTGCATCTGAGGGAATTGCAAAAGCATTAGAGGATGCGAAATTAGAATCTAACCTAGGTTTACAAACAGTAGATACACTAGAACAAACTTCTACTTCCTTTTTGCAATTAGCAGGACACTTAACAGAACAAGTACAGTACACAGCTGAACAAACAAAACAGATTACGTCTATTGTTTCAGCCATAGAGGATATTGCAGATAGTACAAATTTATTAGCTTTAAATGCTGCCATAGAATCTGCACGTGCAGGTGAAAGTGGTAAAGGGTTCTCTGTTGTTGCACAAGAAGTTCGAAAGCTTGCTGAACGCTCGAAAAAAGAAGCACAAGAAATTAACCAGATGATACATCAAATTAATGGGCAAATGGTAAGTCTATCTGAGGATGCTGCCAAATTTGACACTTACCAAGAAACACAGGGTAATGCAGTGAATCAAACAAAACAAGCATTCAATAAAATTACTAATCAAATATATGACATTACTAATACTTTAGATGATGTTCAAGTATCATTAGGTGACGTTGATAAGTTAAATACAAACTTAGATGAGAAGTTACAAGAAATAAGTGTTATATCTGAGGAATCTGTTTCAAGTGCGGAAGAAGTTGCCGCCTCAAGTGATTCTCAAGCACAGGCGATTGATGATGTAAATCACTCAGCCTTAGATTTACAAGAGTTATCTCAATTGCTTGCCGCAGAAGTCGAACAATTTTCGATTCGAGCAAATCCAAATGAAGAAAATGAGACTATACAAATACCAGACGTGGAAACAGAAACAGAGGCAGAACCTGTACAAGAAGATTACAATCAAGATATGCCTGATGATGATGAATTTAACGGTGACCATAGAGTTACAACTGCTTTTGATGAAGAATTAGAAGACAGAATAGAGGAAGAAGATCCAAATCAGCCTGAAGATGAACTACTTGAAGAACCTTCCGAGGAATCAATTAATTATCAAGACAATGATCAGGCTGATAAGAATTAA
- a CDS encoding DUF84 family protein, which yields MTIVIASKNPTKVNAVKEVFINQLVHAKDIPSHVSNQPLSDQETLTGALIRARQAVKVDEAIIGIGLEGGVMEIENNMYLCNWGALVDRNGAEFIASGARIPLPEEIISTLKEGKELGDVMDFYAQKKNVRKKQGAIGILTNDLVSRKDMFIHVLELLNGQYSLYLKNKGE from the coding sequence ATGACAATCGTAATAGCCTCTAAAAATCCAACAAAAGTTAATGCAGTAAAGGAAGTCTTTATAAATCAACTAGTTCATGCTAAAGATATTCCCTCACACGTTTCTAATCAGCCTTTATCAGATCAGGAGACTCTAACTGGTGCATTAATTCGAGCGAGACAAGCTGTTAAAGTAGATGAAGCAATAATAGGTATTGGTTTAGAAGGTGGCGTAATGGAGATTGAAAACAATATGTATCTTTGCAATTGGGGAGCATTAGTAGATCGTAATGGTGCTGAATTTATTGCAAGTGGTGCTAGAATACCATTACCAGAAGAAATAATAAGTACATTAAAAGAAGGTAAAGAACTTGGAGATGTAATGGATTTTTATGCGCAAAAGAAAAACGTTAGAAAAAAGCAAGGTGCTATTGGAATTCTTACAAATGATTTAGTAAGTAGAAAAGATATGTTTATTCACGTATTAGAGCTTTTAAATGGACAATACAGTTTATATTTAAAAAATAAAGGTGAATAA